ACATCACTGACTACGCTTCTTGCACTGGTTGCACTGCTTGTATTCGGAGGAAGCACATTAAGAACATTTAACATAACATTATTGGTGGGAATAGTATACGGTACTTATTCATCAATATGGCTGGCAAGTCCTCTTGTTTATCTGATGAGAAGATTCAAAAAGCCGCCGAAACAGGAAAGTCATGGAAAAAAAGACAGAAGTATGGAAAAAGTCGTAGTATAGGAGTGAGTATAAATGAGAAGTTGGGCTGAAATCAATTTAGATAATTTGAGACATAATATAAACATTCTGAAAGAAATAGCAGGTGACAGTATGCTGTTGCCGGCAATAAAAGCTAATGCATACGGACATGGAATAGAAGAAATATTTAACGTGCTTGTTTCAGAAGGTATAAAATGGGTGGGAGTGGCAACATTTAATGAGGCGGAAAAACTCCGAAAACTTAATAAGTCAGCAAATATATTGATATTCGGTCCGATTGAAACTGAAGATATGAGAAAAGCTATAGATATGAATATAGCTTTTCCGCTAACTTCTATGAGTGAAATAGATTTTCTTAATGAAAATAATCTGGCTCCAAGGGTTCATCTTAAAGTAGATACGGGAATGGGAAGAATAGGATTTGATATAGATTCTCTTGACGAAGTGAAAAGAAGAACAGGCGAGGGCAGTAAAATAAACATAGAAGGATTATTTTCGCATTTGTCTTCTGCTGATTCGAATTCTGAATATTCAAAATGGCAGATTGACAGATTTAAAAAAGTAGTGGAAAAATTTCCGGAAGTGAAATATAAACATATATTGAACAGCTTTGGATTAATGCAGTTTTCTGATTCAAAATATGATATTATAAGACCAGGAATCATTTTATACGGCGGGATAAAAAAGGAAAATACATTTTCATATGACTTCAAACCTGTAATGACTCTTAAAGCCAGAGTTAGTTTTGTAAAAAAATTAGAAAATAATTCATTTATAAGCTATAATAGAAGATATGAAGCTAAGGCGGGAGAAAAAATAGCTACAGTTTCTATAGGATATGCAGATGGTATAAGACGTGACCTTACAGGAAAAGGTGAAGTTATCATAAAAGACAGAAGATGTAAGATAGCAGGGACAATATGCATGGATCAGCTTATGGTAAGTATACCGGAAGATCTTGATGTACAGGCTGGCGATACAGTGGAATTTTTTGGGGAAAATATTCATGTGGAAGAAGTAGCAGAGCTATGCGGGACTATCTCGTATGAAATTTTGTGTGGAATTGGTCAAAGAGTAACCAGAATTTATATAGGAGAGAAATAATGATAATTGATATAGCTTTTTTAATTATATTGGCACTTTTTTTTCTTTTGGGATACAAAAAAGGATTTATTTTTGAATTTTTTGGAATATTTATAACATTACTGTCATTTTATCTTTCAAATATGTTATACCCTTTTATTTCCGCTTTTTTTACTGAGGATAACGGGACATATTTGGATAATGTAAAGATTTTTGCAGGAATTACCGCTGCAATTTTTGTAATATTATTTATTATACTGAATTTATTCAAAAGATTTTTGAAATTAATAAAGTTAAAAAGGTTGGATAATATACTGGGAGGTTTTTTGGGGTTACTAAAAGGAAGCTTTTTGGTATTTATAATTTTTATAATACTTTTATTGGTTTCAAAAACTGATAAAAAAATCAGAACAGCAATGAAAGAGAGTATTTCAGTCAATATAATATCAACATATCTATATAGTTATTCAGATTTATTCCCTGATTTTATAAAAGATACACTTGCAGAGTACAAACAGAATAATGATGAAAAAAAATTTAGAAATGATATATTGAAAGAACTTGAAAATAACGACGAGAAACCGAAGGTGGAAAATGAAAATAATAGATAAATATATATACAAAGCACTTATATTACCTTCAGTATTTGGAATAAGCATATTTACTTTTATACTGATAATTAATGTTTTCATTGATATAATGGAAAAATTATTTACGAATGATCTTCCGCTTTTGCTGGTAATAGATTACTTTATATATCTGGTTCCGGGTGTGCTTACACAGACAATTCCTATGGGAGCCTTTCTCGGGGTAATGCTGACTTATGGAAACTTTTCTGAAACTAATGAGCTTATAGCAATAGAAAGTACCGGAACAAGCCTGTTCAGAATAACAAGACCTGCAATTATATTCGGTCTGCTTCTTACTGCACTGGGACTGTTTATGGAAATAGAAGTTAATCCCAGAGCGTTGAATAATATAAACATAGAGAAGAGAAACCTGTTTTCTTCAAAACCCAGCTCACTTACAGAAGCAAAAGTATTTCTTTCTAATTCTGATGCGGGATTCGGGTTTTATGTAGACGAAGTGGATAACAGCAAAGCAGAGGCAAGTAAATTTGTACTCTTTCAGAAATCAAAAAATCAAGAATATCCTACTATATTTTTTGCAGAGAAAGCCCAGTTTGAAGCAGGGTATATGCTTTTGAAAAATGTGGAAGGATTTAACTTTGATAAAACCGGAGACAGAAAAGTGGTCGCGAGGTATGAAGAACAATATCTTCCCATGAGTACATTTTTTAAGCAGGAAGATGTAGAGAAAAAATCAAGAAGTGAAATGAACCTGAAAGAATTAAAAGCAGCCTATAAACAATCTATGGCAGACGGCGAATCTTATGAAGATTCTGTAAAATACATGATAAAATATAACGAAAGAATAATAGGACCTTTTGCGAGTGTTTTATTATGCTGGCTGGGAGTTCTTCTGGCAGTGTCTAATAAAAGATCGGGGAAAGGTATAAGTTTCGGGATAAGTCTTATAGTCATATTTGTTTATATAGGACTGGTAAGTTATGCCAAAATAGTAGTGCAGAAAAATCATGTAGATCCCAATATAGCTATGTGGATGCCAAATTTTATTTTACTGGTTTTATGTTTGGTATTATCTATTAAAAAGTCAAGGAGCCGATAGTGAATAAGTTAGACAAATATATTTTAATAAATTATATAAAAGGTTTTATACTCGGGATGATGATGTTTCTGCTGATATTCCTTCTGGCAGAAAGCATCAATGTTACCGGATGGATAATGGAAGATAAGTTTACTCTTGGCGACAGTCT
The Sebaldella sp. S0638 DNA segment above includes these coding regions:
- the alr gene encoding alanine racemase; this encodes MRSWAEINLDNLRHNINILKEIAGDSMLLPAIKANAYGHGIEEIFNVLVSEGIKWVGVATFNEAEKLRKLNKSANILIFGPIETEDMRKAIDMNIAFPLTSMSEIDFLNENNLAPRVHLKVDTGMGRIGFDIDSLDEVKRRTGEGSKINIEGLFSHLSSADSNSEYSKWQIDRFKKVVEKFPEVKYKHILNSFGLMQFSDSKYDIIRPGIILYGGIKKENTFSYDFKPVMTLKARVSFVKKLENNSFISYNRRYEAKAGEKIATVSIGYADGIRRDLTGKGEVIIKDRRCKIAGTICMDQLMVSIPEDLDVQAGDTVEFFGENIHVEEVAELCGTISYEILCGIGQRVTRIYIGEK
- a CDS encoding CvpA family protein, whose product is MIIDIAFLIILALFFLLGYKKGFIFEFFGIFITLLSFYLSNMLYPFISAFFTEDNGTYLDNVKIFAGITAAIFVILFIILNLFKRFLKLIKLKRLDNILGGFLGLLKGSFLVFIIFIILLLVSKTDKKIRTAMKESISVNIISTYLYSYSDLFPDFIKDTLAEYKQNNDEKKFRNDILKELENNDEKPKVENENNR
- a CDS encoding LptF/LptG family permease, translating into MKIIDKYIYKALILPSVFGISIFTFILIINVFIDIMEKLFTNDLPLLLVIDYFIYLVPGVLTQTIPMGAFLGVMLTYGNFSETNELIAIESTGTSLFRITRPAIIFGLLLTALGLFMEIEVNPRALNNINIEKRNLFSSKPSSLTEAKVFLSNSDAGFGFYVDEVDNSKAEASKFVLFQKSKNQEYPTIFFAEKAQFEAGYMLLKNVEGFNFDKTGDRKVVARYEEQYLPMSTFFKQEDVEKKSRSEMNLKELKAAYKQSMADGESYEDSVKYMIKYNERIIGPFASVLLCWLGVLLAVSNKRSGKGISFGISLIVIFVYIGLVSYAKIVVQKNHVDPNIAMWMPNFILLVLCLVLSIKKSRSR